The following proteins come from a genomic window of Hydractinia symbiolongicarpus strain clone_291-10 chromosome 2, HSymV2.1, whole genome shotgun sequence:
- the LOC130629900 gene encoding uncharacterized protein LOC130629900 codes for MNNSYPKIEIAFYAIQYFHNLTGYNSPCDHTLPKNMLEAAKRLLQHQTRKKDIITVEHLHALHKQLVKSEAVNLYKVRTFNIFFLGFCGFLRFSEISNLKRCDVNYKNSFMKLFIAKSKTDIYREGHWVYISACGNGICPVYNLTEYMKYVPAEPDSYLFRAVTVTSNNKFGSFKKMNRQIRYTTTRENALDALPSIGLDRRRFGLHSLRAGGATAAANADVPDRLFKRHGRWRSETAKDGYVEDDAEHLLSVTRNLGL; via the coding sequence ATGAACAATTCTTATCCTAAAATCGAAATCGCATTCTACGCTATCCAGTATTTTCACAATTTGACAGGCTACAATAGCCCATGCGACCACACTTTACCAAAAAATATGCTCGAAGCCGCTAAACGCCTACTACAACATCAAACTCGCAAGAAAGACATAATTACGGTTGAACATTTGCACGCATTACATAAAcaacttgttaaaagcgaagctgTTAACCTTTACAAAGTTAGAACTTTTAATATCTTTTTCTTGGGATTCTGTGGCTTTCTTAGGTTTTCGGAAATTAGTAATCTGAAAAGATGTGACGTCAATTACAAAAATAGCTTTATGAAACTGTTCATAGCGAAAAGCAAAACAGATATCTACAGAGAAGGACACTGGGTTTACATCAGCGCTTGCGGAAATGGGATCTGCCCAGTATATAATTTAACTGAGTATATGAAATATGTACCTGCTGAGCCTGATTCCTATCTGTTTAGAGCGGTCACAGTTACATCAAACAACAAATTCGGAAGTTTTAAAAAGATGAATCGCCAAATCAGGTACACAACAACGAGAGAAAATGCACTCGATGCACTGCCATCAATCGGATTGGATAGGAGAAGATTTGGACTCCACAGCCTACGTGCTGGAGGAGCAACAGCAGCGGCAAATGCAGACGTCCCAGACCGTCTTTTTAAACGACATGGTAGATGGCGTTCGGAGACAGCCAAAGATGGTTATGTGGAGGACGACGCAGAGCATTTACTATCTGTTACAAGGAATCTAGGCCTTTGA